Proteins from a genomic interval of Desulfovibrio piger:
- a CDS encoding ABC transporter permease: protein MQERLSRRLWVRQLLALVGKEFQQIVRDPSSYLVAGVLPLLFLLLFGYGITLDAGVLQLAVLNQSGGQHSRALLTDFAHSPHFVIRSISHMREGERLMRESSVQGILVLGQQFDAHLDRGTTADVQLIVDGTEPNVARFIQSYAQAVLLRWQGARQAGGVPQAGPVSIEERYWYNPTAKSERFLVPGAITVIMTLIGTLLTSLVFAREWERGTMEAMLATPVSRWQVLLGKLIPYYCIGMFSMGLCALAAVTLFGVPYRGSVGALLFISSVFMLCALGQGLLISVSLHSQLQAAEAGLFSGFLPALLLSGFVFDINSMPPVLQAITHLVPARYFNTCLRTLFLTGDVWELFWPCLGAMSLLALLMLGLVYKKLVKRLDV, encoded by the coding sequence CAAGAACGTCTGTCACGCCGCCTCTGGGTGCGGCAATTGCTGGCCCTGGTGGGCAAGGAGTTCCAGCAGATCGTGCGGGACCCCTCGTCCTATCTGGTGGCCGGTGTGCTGCCCCTGCTGTTCCTGCTGCTCTTCGGCTACGGCATCACCCTGGACGCGGGCGTATTGCAGCTGGCCGTGCTCAACCAGAGCGGCGGCCAGCATTCGCGGGCCCTGCTGACGGACTTTGCCCATTCGCCGCACTTCGTCATCCGTTCCATCAGCCATATGCGCGAGGGCGAGCGCCTGATGCGCGAATCCTCCGTGCAGGGCATCCTGGTGCTGGGCCAGCAGTTCGACGCCCACCTGGACCGGGGCACGACGGCGGACGTGCAGCTCATCGTGGACGGTACCGAGCCCAACGTGGCCCGCTTCATCCAGAGCTATGCGCAGGCCGTGCTGCTGCGCTGGCAGGGGGCCCGGCAGGCGGGCGGGGTGCCGCAGGCCGGCCCGGTGAGCATAGAGGAGCGCTACTGGTACAATCCCACGGCCAAGAGCGAGCGCTTTCTGGTACCCGGAGCCATCACGGTCATCATGACGCTCATCGGTACCCTGCTGACCTCGCTGGTCTTTGCCCGCGAGTGGGAGCGCGGCACCATGGAGGCCATGCTGGCCACGCCCGTGAGCCGCTGGCAGGTGCTGCTCGGCAAGCTCATCCCCTATTACTGCATAGGAATGTTCAGCATGGGCCTGTGCGCGCTGGCCGCCGTGACCCTGTTCGGCGTGCCTTACCGGGGCTCGGTGGGGGCGCTGCTGTTCATCTCCTCGGTATTCATGCTCTGCGCCCTGGGGCAGGGCCTGCTCATCTCCGTGAGCCTGCACAGCCAGTTGCAGGCCGCCGAGGCCGGGCTTTTTTCCGGCTTTTTGCCCGCCCTGCTGCTGTCGGGCTTCGTGTTCGACATCAACAGCATGCCGCCCGTCCTGCAGGCCATCACCCATCTGGTGCCGGCCCGTTACTTCAATACCTGTTTGCGGACGCTCTTCCTGACCGGGGACGTCTGGGAGCTGTTCTGGCCCTGTCTGGGGGCCATGAGCCTGCTGGCCCTGCTCATGCTGGGGCTGGTCTATAAAAAGCTGGTCAAAAGGCTG